The Larus michahellis chromosome 8, bLarMic1.1, whole genome shotgun sequence nucleotide sequence CAGCAGCTcggtgtttgtgtgcatgtggtCCCGTGCACCCTTATCCATGCAACAGCGCGTGTGCTTGCACACAAGTGCAGAGGGAGAGCCTCATGCCCAGTCGCTGCATGGCAGCCCGGTGAGTGGGTGTTATGCTTTGGTGGGAGGTACATGCGGCCCGGTGGCAGCTCATCCTCATGTGCTCAGCAGGGCATGTGTCCATGTGCACACCTGTCCTTTGCAGGGGTTTCTGCCATTGGGCACGCTGTCATGGTGGGGGAGAAGGGACTTGCATAAACCTGTGCCAAACTGCCTTGCTCTGTGCTGGCACCTCAACGTGCTAGCTCAGCCTCTTTGGAAAGTCACCATAAAGTGGCAGCAGCCTTGGCATCTCCTCACTTCCCGCAGTGCACAGCTGAAAGGAGTGGTGGCATCTCCAAGGGGAGGGCCTGAAACCCTCCTGTCTGCTAGATGGGCAAGGAGGGTCTCTTGTCCAGCAAGAGCAGCTTGGGTTGAGCAGAGATCCACAGGTCCTCTTcatccttcttcttcttcttctttttcttcttgttcctcTCCGCGTGCATCTGCCCGTTGCTGCTGGTGCCacctttcttcctgctttctcccacctggctgcagaagcagcagtggcagcaaatgaaaatgaatgcaATGATGACAACAAAGGGCAGACCCATTAGCACGGCCAGGCACACGGTGTTGAAGACACCTTCCTCATGCTTGGTACGGATGAGCTCCAAGATAGAATTAAAGAAAGAGCTGATCTTCTGCTCCATGTTGGCTCCTGGGCAGACTGACTGTGCTCCTCCCTCTACTTGAAGGCCCCCTGGGGTATGTTCAGCTCCTGTAAGCAGCTAGTGGTCTCCACAAGTGCCTTTGGATGGTGCCTGCAGAGATGGGAAACCACACAGATCAGGTACCTGCTCCCTCAGCAACTTTCTCCATTGAGCTGCCAGCACAGGCAAAGCCTCAGCAGGGTGAGAGGTCTGCTGCCTTGGAGGGGTCTGGGGTCACGGGGGCTGGGCCATGCTGCCACCCATGTCCCTTTGGGTGTTCCCATCTGAGAAACACAGCCTCCCAACCTCTCCTGGGTTCATTGTTGGCGGTGGGGATGGGCGAGGAGGGCTTTGCGCATCCTTACTTATCTTGGCATGTGGTGGAGCACAAACCCCGTCCCCCTGAACATACACCTCAACCCTTGCTTCCTGTCTAGGTAGGGACTTGCCTGGTCCAGGCAAGGGACCACTGCAGAGAGCAGTACTGCTGCCATTGGAGCTGGGAGTCAACACGTCACAGGCCCCTCCTTACCCCTGACCTACACTGCGATGGGGTGTCTGGTTTGGACAGACCATTTCTCATGGTTTGTGCCTGTGCCAGGCACCACGCTGGGGTCCGGTCCTGTTGCTCTGGCACCTGGGGCACAGCTGAGAGGTTTGGATGGGGGCTGTGCTTAAACCACCTGGATTTTTCATGGGGACTATGGTCAGTGGGACTTCCAGGCTGTGGTCAGGCACCTATGGCTGCCTTGATGCACCTGGGGCTGGCCACAAAGGCAGCGGTGGGTGAGGACAAGGGTTGGCTGGGGACGGAGAAGCCTCCGCTGTGCCTTACCTGGGAATTGCTCCAAGGGTTGGGTAGGGCTGAGAAGCATTTCTGCAGCCTGACGTAAGGTTTTCCTCTCCCTCGGGGAGGGAGAGGTGCTGCTGAGTGGCAGGCAGGGCTCCCGGGGAAGCCCTCCTGCAGGGGCAggaagctgctgcctctgctttttcctcctctcttagGGCCAGGCAAAGCTCCTGGGGTTTTGAGTAGGGCAGGGGGCTTTGTGCCATGACTTTGCAGTTTTGATTCAACACTGGGGTCACCACATTATGGACTGTGCAGATAAAGAGCCGGCAGGAGCTATATCAGGCTCTAATACCATGTTTCACTGTATTGTACATCAGTGTCTTTGCCAGCCTTTGGGATTCATGTCACACAGCCTCTTGAGGGAATATCAAAATCCCCATGTGcacaggaggggaaactgaggcaccgtAAAAGGAAAGCCAACACTTCCATGTAACATAAGAGGTACAGCCTGAACTCCAAAGGTTTCACAGAGGGGTTGCTCCACCTACCCCCGTGACCACCAACTTGTCAGCTTTCCCTCTGGCAGGTCTTGCAGAGCCCAGGTGTCTCTAGGGAGGAACGGGAAGGGGACCCAGGCTGGTTTCGGTTAAAGGCTCCATGTCTGGAGCACTACCATTCCTTGCTTTGAATCGCATTTATTGCTGTTGAGGCACCTGCTAAGGGATGCTCTCTTGTACCGAGCTTTTTGGGATGCTCCAGTTCACCCAGCTGGCATGCCACTGCACATCTCCCACCTCGCTTTGCAATCACACCCTACCTCCTAAACAACAGCAAAGCTGCCCGCCTcacccaaaaaaagaaaccatgagTCCCACCCAACCCTAACCATAGCCCTCGTGCTGCTGCCCAGGCGGAAGCTGGCGGCTCCTAAGGGAAAACCTGCTTTCGGAAGCACTGTCCTGGGACCTACAATGCTGTACAGCGTTTTCTTTCACCAGCCACCCCTGACCACTGGCTTTTGTACCTGATTGCCAGGACCCCAAGAGCCCAATCCTTCAGTGTTGATGCTGAGGTCTCAATCTGGGACTTCCCAAGTGCTCAGATCCTATGTAAAGAAAAGTTTATCCTCCCTTTCCCCCGCAGAAACAGACTGAGCGCTATGAATTTATTGTTTCGATCTGCATGGGAACGTAGCGGAGCTGGCCGCAATTAGCTGGTGCTTTCTCTTTTGAACACATGCATGGAAATGTGATGAAAATGGACACATGAATTTCTGCAGGTGCCTTTCTGAAAAACTCTCATTTGAGATTAACCAAATGAAACACAGCGCTCTGCGAGGTGGTTTGGGCTTTGGCTAAATGAAAGCAGTTGTTGCTCAAGTTTTATTGCTGGGGTTTTGTTTAGTCTACTGCACCTTCCAGTTTATGCTTGCTAGAAGGggaattaaacaataaaaaaaaaatacggtgGGTTTTTGTTAAGAGGTAGACAAGCAGGCATGCAcccaggagggagggatggtGCTGGAAGAGGCAGAAGAGCCTTTTCAACCCCATCTCTGCTGCCGAGCAGCTTCCTGGCCTCAGGAAACCAGCTGCTCCCTGCATTTCCTCATTTCCCTACCTGGCAGAGGATGGTGATATCACCGCTGTCCCCAACTGAGAAATCATGGGCTACCAAGGAAGGCTCGGAGGCTGCAATGCCATCCGTCCCCTTCCTAACCCCTGCCTGGAGCCCGCGGTGAGTGTTACAGACCTGCTTTTGCTCACAGGGGTGAAAAGGAAGGGTGCTCTGGGTGCCGGTCTCTGCTATCTGCTGCCCACAGGCATTACAAGCAAAAGGCATGAGGGGAAGAGTTGAGAATCACTTCTTCAAACTGCTCCCTGTCCCAGCCTTCATCTTCACTCAGGCCTGTTTTTAAGACAGCTGTAATAAACTGCAACACAAATAAACAGAGTGGCTTTTCCTCGGCCTGAATCATCTGTGTGAAGCAGGTTTGCCATTTATCCATAAATATTCTGACAGCTCATTATCCAGGCAGAAATACTGGACGACTATGATACACTTCActccaaaaaaaagaagtaaaaaaaaaaaccaaaccaacccccaaaacaacaaccgccttaatttcaaacaaaacaggATGTACAATTTTATTCCTGTGCTGAGCTGCTTTATATTTATTGCCTCTAAACTTCTGAGGAGGGCTGGAACTTCCTTTTAAACTTGTAATTCATtgtttgcatagaaaaaaaaaaaaaaaaaggaaagcccaaaataaaaaaaaaaggcagagcccTTTGAAACGTTTCCACTTTAAAGGGCAGCTGAACACACTGCAGAGGCCTTTGCTGCCTAGCTGCTTCTTCCTGGGAAGTACCCAGCCAGGGATGGACGGCAGCAGGCAGGAGGCCAAGCATCCCTTGCAAGTAGATGGCAGAGGTACCTGCCACCACCCTGAGCAAGCAGCACTGAGATCCCAGGGCCACCTTTCAGCGTGGCTGTGCAGCTGGTGttcaaatgccttttcttttcgGGTGCGTGCATCGCCCTTTGTTTTGTAGATGAAGGGATGTCTGTGCGCCAAAGAAAGGGGTtcttcagtttaattaaaaaaaaaaaaataaggggggggggggaggggagagcggAAAAAGCGGTGCCTCTTCAGCCGCAACTCCAAGGGCAGAGGGGTTACCCAAGGCCTCTCATAGCCAGTTGAAAGCCCGCATGAGCAGCAAGGAGCTGCATTTAGGAAAAATCCATGCTACTGCTCAATTTGGAGTGACAGCAACATGTCCCCTTCGAGGGGGAACAAATGGGGAGAGCTGTGCCAGGGTCCACTGCGGGTATGAACCGGATGCCCCGTGCACATGGACCTGCAGCTGGGATGTCAGCTGGTTTTTTTTGGATCAAGGTACGGGCCCAAAAAATGGGGccagggaggcactgggagccAGGGCAGCATCTCGGGGAGGGATGCTAAATGCCCTGCTAAATGAGCTCTTTGTTTTTGGGTAGCCAGTGCTGGCAGCAAGTCAGGGGAAAGCTGACATGGTAACTTGCTCGGGAAACCCTGTGACCAGGGATGTATGGCAGCTCTGCATGGTTGGGTTTCCGTGGCTTGTGTAACTTTTAATCAAAATCGGGCATCCAACATGAGGTTCTTTAATCCACGTTGGCTctgaagtagctttttttttcaagGGTGGGGAGCATCTGCTACTCCTCCCAAATTTACAGGCAGCCGTGGGTGGAAAACAAGCTCCTTTTGAGGGCCAGCATGGGATGGCACCACAAACTATCAGCGTGCACGGCTCGTCTGGCTGAGCTGGAGGGGTAGAGGCTGCCAGCCTGAGCATGGGGAAATCAAAACAAAGGGGTTGCCTTGGCAATGCTGGCTTGCCCACATCCTGTGCGCTGCAAAGCAACCACAGTGGCTGGGGATGGAGGTAGAGTTTGCAGAAAAGTTGCAGTTGGCTGGAAACAGGGGGCAAAGGGCTGGAAACTGCTATGCAGGGTCACCATGGCAGAGGGGAGAGAGCTGGAGACGTTTTAGGGCCTGATTTTGCAAGTCCTTTAGACTCAACCCTCAACAGGCTCCCATGTCTGCGTGAAGTCTCCTCCAGCCTAACAAAGCTCAACCCGCTCCTCTTGGCTGACACGCAGACCAGCTCAGGTGCTTCTCCCTGCATCCATATTGAGAGCAAGGGTAGCTCCAGAGGACAACCAACCTACAGCCCATGGCCTGTGGGGTTTGGCCCCCAGTACTTCTAGGTTATTTGAACTCCCCCACGCTTGGCGTCCAGCTGCAACTCAAGACTTGCAGGGATGACACGAAAGCATCTGACCTGCAGCCACCCCCATTTCCTTACTGCGGATGAGACCTTGCTTCTGGTGAGATCTCACCTCATGCAGTAGATGCCAAGTGGTGCAAAGCAGGAGTCACAATATTAAACTCGACCATTTCCTTCTGTTACTGGCTTTATATCAGCTTTATACCCACTTTACATTGGCAGTGATAGCTATGAGTCAGACTAGGAGAGGCTTCGCTCTCAGAGCCTGCAAGCTCTCTGGTAAGAGCT carries:
- the KIAA0040 gene encoding uncharacterized protein KIAA0040 homolog — encoded protein: MEQKISSFFNSILELIRTKHEEGVFNTVCLAVLMGLPFVVIIAFIFICCHCCFCSQVGESRKKGGTSSNGQMHAERNKKKKKKKKKDEEDLWISAQPKLLLLDKRPSLPI